One Mailhella massiliensis DNA segment encodes these proteins:
- a CDS encoding aminotransferase class IV, giving the protein MSVPVLDAAAWTAKLMELPRHGAAKVTAFYEHRMGAVCRDARFLLVPLDDHMVHRGDAIFESLSFLEGRIVQLDAHLARMRHSAERLKLAPPCSWEQLRDIMLTVAKAGGEASGGLKVLLGRGCGGLGVDPAECPETSLYVVATKGAPLQESFWLKGLTAAKSDVPAKQEWLAQIKSTNYLANALMAMEAREKGVDLTFSFDERGYLAEAAIANVAMVDREGRLLLPNFRHALPGTTAILAMDLAKAFMSVVLTDITEEILEQASEILVLGTTCECVAVTHYNGKPVGDGRPGPIADRLRHLLHDALVTGGVPFLE; this is encoded by the coding sequence ATGTCCGTTCCCGTTCTTGATGCCGCCGCCTGGACGGCAAAGCTTATGGAACTGCCGCGTCACGGCGCGGCAAAGGTCACGGCGTTCTATGAACACCGCATGGGAGCCGTGTGCAGGGATGCAAGGTTCCTTCTGGTGCCGCTGGACGACCACATGGTGCACCGCGGCGACGCCATTTTCGAAAGTCTGTCCTTTCTGGAAGGACGCATAGTGCAGCTTGACGCGCACCTTGCCCGCATGAGGCATTCCGCCGAAAGGCTGAAGCTTGCGCCCCCCTGTTCGTGGGAACAGCTCCGGGACATCATGCTCACCGTGGCGAAGGCCGGCGGCGAAGCTTCCGGCGGGCTCAAGGTGCTGCTCGGGCGCGGCTGCGGCGGCCTCGGCGTGGACCCTGCCGAATGCCCGGAAACAAGCCTGTACGTCGTGGCCACCAAGGGCGCCCCCCTTCAGGAATCCTTCTGGCTCAAGGGGCTTACCGCGGCGAAAAGCGACGTGCCCGCCAAGCAGGAGTGGCTCGCGCAGATCAAATCCACCAACTATCTTGCCAACGCCCTCATGGCCATGGAGGCCAGGGAAAAGGGCGTGGACCTCACCTTCTCCTTCGACGAGCGGGGATACCTTGCCGAAGCGGCCATTGCCAACGTGGCCATGGTGGACAGGGAGGGAAGGCTGCTGCTTCCCAACTTCCGTCATGCGCTGCCCGGCACCACGGCCATTCTGGCCATGGATCTGGCAAAGGCGTTCATGAGCGTAGTTCTCACCGATATCACGGAAGAAATACTGGAACAGGCTTCCGAGATTCTGGTACTTGGTACTACATGCGAGTGCGTGGCGGTCACGCACTACAACGGCAAGCCCGTAGGCGACGGCCGCCCCGGTCCCATTGCGGACAGGCTGCGCCATCTGCTGCATGACGCTCTTGTGACCGGAGGCGTGCCGTTCCTCGAATGA
- a CDS encoding aspartate kinase, which produces MRILVQKFGGSSVADLECMKKVRAKVLAALEEGNKVVVVLSARYGQTNSLLERAYQWSDEPDPAELDVLLTTGEQESVALFSMLLRDSGVKARSFLGFQIPIVTDDAFGSARIDSISAETIREAFQTYDVVVMAGFQGRTPDMRLTTLGRGGSDTSAVAVAAALGEGTICDIYTDVDGVYTTDPRMCKDAHKMERISYDEMLEMASMGAKVLQIRSVEIAEKYNVPVRVRSTFSNDPGTLVTKEDSMMESVLVSGIAFDKDQARVTLRDVHDRPGSAAGIFSPLGNAGIVVDMIIQTASRDGVTDMAFTVSRKDLKRTLEVLEKAAPSCSSIEHSSNIAKVSVVGVGMRNHSGAASRAFDALYKAGINLIMISTSEVKISCLVDEADLELAVNVLHKEFDL; this is translated from the coding sequence ATGCGTATTCTTGTGCAGAAATTCGGAGGATCTTCCGTCGCCGACCTGGAGTGCATGAAAAAAGTGCGCGCCAAGGTGCTTGCCGCCCTTGAGGAAGGCAACAAGGTGGTGGTGGTCCTCTCCGCCCGTTACGGCCAGACCAACAGCCTGCTGGAAAGGGCCTACCAGTGGTCGGACGAACCTGATCCCGCGGAACTTGACGTTCTGCTTACCACCGGCGAGCAGGAATCGGTGGCGCTGTTTTCCATGCTCCTGCGCGACTCGGGCGTGAAGGCGCGCTCCTTCCTGGGTTTCCAGATTCCCATCGTCACCGACGACGCCTTCGGCAGCGCCCGTATCGACTCCATCAGCGCCGAGACCATCCGCGAAGCCTTCCAGACGTATGATGTGGTGGTCATGGCCGGCTTCCAGGGCCGCACTCCCGACATGCGCCTCACCACGCTGGGGCGCGGCGGTTCCGACACCTCCGCCGTGGCCGTTGCCGCCGCTCTCGGCGAAGGCACCATATGCGATATCTACACCGACGTGGACGGCGTGTACACCACCGATCCGCGCATGTGCAAGGACGCCCACAAGATGGAGCGCATAAGCTACGACGAGATGCTGGAAATGGCCTCCATGGGCGCCAAGGTTCTGCAAATCCGCTCCGTAGAAATCGCCGAAAAATATAATGTTCCTGTCCGGGTGCGTTCCACCTTCTCAAACGATCCGGGCACGCTGGTCACCAAGGAGGACAGTATGATGGAGTCCGTGCTCGTTTCGGGCATTGCATTTGACAAGGATCAGGCCAGGGTCACGCTCCGCGACGTGCATGACCGCCCGGGCTCCGCGGCCGGCATCTTCAGCCCGCTGGGCAACGCAGGCATCGTGGTGGACATGATCATCCAGACGGCCAGCCGCGACGGTGTGACCGACATGGCCTTCACCGTGTCCCGCAAGGACCTTAAGCGTACCCTGGAGGTGCTGGAAAAGGCCGCTCCTTCGTGCAGCAGCATCGAACATTCCTCCAATATCGCCAAGGTCTCCGTGGTGGGAGTGGGTATGCGCAACCACAGCGGCGCCGCCAGCCGCGCCTTCGACGCCCTCTACAAGGCGGGCATCAACCTCATCATGATCAGCACCTCGGAAGTGAAGATTTCCTGCCTGGTGGACGAAGCCGATCTGGAACTGGCGGTGAACGTCCTGCACAAGGAATTCGATCTGTAG
- the priA gene encoding replication restart helicase PriA, with protein sequence MICHVALCSPPYATLSYLTPEEFPGFSWQPGIRVAVPLGNGAIRAGVIVAVFSEDDENAEHGVFSGQHAMPRKEGITLRPLTWPLEKTPLLPADYMDTVAQLAARQYSSPGRILGNLLPQGLRITARIRVRQYLPDLNGKGRRPRLFALRDIPSMPQAERASLAQDFMNGRAELLMLAEDAAQGELCALACDPPWPVRPHAARQREVLDWLLKNGVCSRKKLREALPDSGPALTSLVKNKLVELRPCDTEEDEAEPGEDLLPPPEAPFTLSEEQQAALDGYCREMDALAEGQERPSPHLLFGITGSGKTAVYLELARACLARGRSALILAPEVAIALKLRRDAAERFPGTPLFFYHGYQSQQQRERTFRRLAARKEPCLIIGTRSALFLPMPPLGAIVLDEEHDGSFKQEDRLPYQAKEVAWERARRHRALLILGSATPDIKTFHAAMEGAFPLARLTHRAGGGSLPVIELVDIREQPSSRLLSPRAVEALRETVQKGEQAVVLLNRRGYSPLMYCLDCGTVAKCPHCDIALTYHKKREQLVCHYCGHTRPYPSPCEKCGGMNFLPMGEGTEKLEESLAGEELAGALPPGGRVLRLDRDSTARPGRMEEILSAFARQEAQVLVGTQMLSKGHHFPNVTLAVVADGDMGLNMPDYRSAERTFQLLVQSSGRAGRGEKPGRVLIQTRDIHHYCWKFVENGDYEGFYEHEIALRRQRRYPPFVKLALIRLSYPWDWNEGQKYVNAFASALRKHGRELGLTVLGPAPAPLARIQGRSRFQCLIKAGAWHVVRQAYALALRDMGNLQHDLRISLDLDPVNML encoded by the coding sequence ATGATCTGCCACGTCGCCCTGTGCTCCCCCCCCTATGCCACGCTGAGCTATCTCACCCCGGAGGAATTTCCGGGCTTTTCCTGGCAGCCGGGCATACGCGTGGCCGTTCCGCTCGGAAACGGAGCCATACGCGCGGGAGTCATCGTCGCCGTCTTTTCCGAAGACGACGAAAACGCGGAACACGGCGTCTTCTCCGGGCAGCACGCCATGCCCCGGAAAGAAGGCATCACGCTGCGCCCCCTTACCTGGCCGCTGGAAAAAACGCCGCTTCTTCCCGCCGACTACATGGATACCGTGGCGCAGCTTGCCGCCCGCCAGTACTCCTCGCCGGGGCGCATTCTCGGCAATCTTCTGCCCCAGGGGCTGCGCATCACGGCGCGTATCCGCGTGCGCCAGTACCTGCCCGACCTGAACGGCAAGGGCCGCAGGCCGAGACTTTTCGCCCTGCGGGACATTCCTTCCATGCCGCAGGCCGAACGCGCATCGCTGGCGCAGGACTTCATGAACGGCCGGGCGGAACTTCTCATGCTGGCGGAAGACGCGGCGCAGGGCGAACTGTGCGCTCTTGCCTGCGATCCGCCCTGGCCCGTGCGGCCTCATGCGGCCAGACAGCGCGAAGTGCTGGACTGGCTGCTGAAGAACGGCGTCTGTTCCCGCAAAAAACTGCGCGAGGCCCTGCCGGACAGCGGCCCTGCGCTGACGAGTCTTGTCAAGAACAAGCTGGTGGAGCTGCGCCCCTGCGATACGGAGGAGGACGAAGCCGAACCCGGGGAAGACCTGCTTCCGCCGCCGGAGGCTCCCTTTACCCTCAGCGAGGAACAGCAGGCCGCGCTCGACGGCTACTGCAGGGAAATGGATGCGCTGGCGGAAGGGCAGGAGCGCCCCTCCCCTCACCTTCTTTTCGGCATCACGGGCAGCGGCAAGACCGCCGTGTATCTGGAACTTGCCCGGGCCTGCCTCGCGCGGGGACGCTCGGCCCTCATTCTCGCGCCGGAAGTGGCCATCGCCCTCAAGCTCAGGCGCGACGCCGCGGAGCGCTTTCCCGGCACGCCGCTGTTCTTCTATCACGGCTACCAGAGTCAGCAGCAGAGGGAACGCACCTTCCGCCGCCTTGCCGCACGCAAGGAGCCGTGCCTCATCATCGGCACGCGCTCGGCTCTTTTTCTGCCCATGCCTCCCCTCGGCGCGATCGTGCTGGATGAAGAGCACGACGGTTCCTTCAAGCAGGAAGACCGTCTGCCCTATCAGGCCAAGGAGGTGGCCTGGGAAAGAGCGCGCAGGCACAGGGCCCTGCTTATCCTGGGTTCCGCCACACCGGACATCAAAACCTTCCACGCCGCCATGGAAGGGGCCTTTCCTCTGGCAAGACTGACGCACCGCGCGGGAGGGGGGAGCCTTCCCGTCATAGAACTGGTGGACATCAGGGAACAGCCCTCTTCGCGCCTGCTGTCTCCGCGAGCCGTGGAGGCGCTGCGGGAAACGGTGCAGAAAGGGGAGCAGGCCGTCGTTCTGCTCAACCGCCGCGGCTATTCCCCCCTCATGTACTGCCTGGACTGCGGTACCGTGGCCAAATGCCCCCACTGCGACATCGCCCTCACCTACCATAAGAAGCGCGAACAACTGGTCTGCCATTACTGCGGCCATACCCGTCCCTACCCCTCGCCCTGTGAAAAATGCGGAGGCATGAACTTTCTGCCCATGGGAGAGGGAACGGAAAAACTGGAAGAAAGCCTGGCCGGCGAAGAACTGGCCGGCGCGCTCCCCCCCGGAGGACGCGTACTCCGGCTCGACCGCGACAGCACGGCAAGGCCCGGCCGCATGGAGGAAATCCTTTCCGCGTTTGCCAGGCAGGAGGCGCAGGTACTCGTGGGCACGCAGATGCTCTCCAAGGGGCATCACTTTCCCAACGTCACCCTTGCCGTGGTGGCCGACGGCGACATGGGGCTGAACATGCCCGACTACCGTTCGGCGGAACGCACCTTCCAGCTTCTGGTACAGTCCTCGGGACGCGCCGGGCGGGGCGAAAAGCCGGGACGCGTGCTCATCCAGACGCGGGACATTCATCATTACTGCTGGAAGTTCGTGGAAAACGGCGACTATGAAGGTTTTTACGAACACGAGATAGCCCTGCGCAGACAGCGGCGCTATCCCCCCTTCGTCAAGCTTGCCCTCATACGTCTTTCCTATCCCTGGGACTGGAACGAAGGCCAGAAATATGTGAACGCCTTCGCCTCCGCATTGAGAAAGCACGGCAGGGAGCTCGGGCTTACCGTACTCGGCCCGGCCCCCGCTCCGCTTGCCCGCATACAGGGCCGTTCGCGCTTCCAGTGCCTCATCAAGGCGGGCGCATGGCACGTCGTGCGGCAGGCCTACGCCCTGGCGCTCAGAGACATGGGGAACCTTCAGCACGACTTGCGCATCTCGCTGGACCTCGACCCGGTGAACATGCTCTGA
- a CDS encoding elongator complex protein 3, which produces MSTFFFTPAVHHGRSVRFHTGERQYRAGRIFPVFLPFLGCPGQCVYCAQDKQTGHEVPSGTKEILAEARILLEKASPCTAREERELAFYGGTFTALPESERALCLEFLQNMRSCGRVTRARCSTRPDALSPAVLKELLIAGVDLVELGIQSFDDEALALSRRGYSGSGAEAGCRAVAGAGLSLGIQLLPGMPGSTPEVFLADVEKALSLSPACLRFYPCLVPEGTVLARWYREGSYRPWSVEDTVRTLGTALHMAWKARVPVIRLAVAPEPAFDRALIAGPRHPALGALIQAESLLSAAKEARDALGREPERLVLPRFCQGFLYGDRGALKKRWSMLGLGPERIVFDAHAHEAELF; this is translated from the coding sequence ATGTCGACATTCTTTTTTACGCCCGCCGTTCACCATGGTCGGAGCGTCCGTTTCCATACAGGGGAAAGACAATACAGAGCCGGGCGCATATTTCCGGTTTTTCTGCCTTTTCTCGGCTGCCCCGGTCAATGCGTCTACTGCGCGCAGGACAAGCAGACCGGGCATGAAGTACCTTCCGGCACAAAGGAAATTCTTGCCGAAGCCCGTATTCTTCTGGAAAAAGCATCTCCCTGCACGGCACGGGAAGAGAGAGAACTCGCCTTTTACGGCGGGACCTTCACCGCTCTGCCGGAGTCGGAGCGTGCCCTCTGCCTTGAATTTCTGCAGAACATGCGTTCCTGCGGGCGCGTCACCCGTGCCCGCTGTTCCACCAGACCCGACGCGCTTTCCCCCGCCGTACTGAAGGAACTGCTTATTGCCGGCGTCGATCTTGTGGAACTCGGGATACAGAGCTTCGATGATGAAGCCCTCGCCCTTTCCCGCCGCGGCTACTCGGGAAGCGGGGCCGAGGCCGGATGCAGGGCCGTTGCCGGGGCCGGTCTCTCGCTCGGCATACAGCTTCTTCCCGGAATGCCGGGAAGCACGCCCGAGGTCTTTCTGGCCGACGTGGAAAAGGCGCTCTCTCTTTCTCCCGCCTGTCTGCGCTTCTATCCCTGCCTTGTGCCCGAGGGGACGGTGCTTGCCCGGTGGTACCGCGAGGGCAGCTACCGCCCCTGGAGCGTGGAAGATACCGTCCGTACTCTGGGAACGGCGCTGCACATGGCCTGGAAGGCGCGCGTGCCCGTCATTCGTCTGGCCGTGGCGCCGGAACCGGCCTTCGACAGGGCGCTTATTGCCGGCCCCCGTCACCCCGCCCTCGGAGCGCTCATCCAGGCCGAGTCCCTGCTTTCCGCCGCGAAGGAAGCCCGGGACGCGCTGGGCAGAGAACCGGAACGGCTGGTGCTTCCCCGTTTCTGTCAGGGATTTCTCTACGGCGACAGGGGAGCGCTGAAAAAGCGCTGGAGTATGCTCGGCCTGGGGCCTGAGCGCATCGTGTTCGACGCTCACGCCCATGAGGCGGAACTGTTCTGA
- a CDS encoding DMT family protein, which translates to MTLHLPIPLITVVLLIGSNIFMTYAWYGHLRHHSLTFIGAILVSWGIAFFEYCLQVPANRVGYGYFSAAELKTIQEVISLTIFGIFSTVYLGESLTWNHAIGFALIVAGAFFVFKG; encoded by the coding sequence ATGACGCTTCATCTCCCCATTCCTCTCATCACCGTCGTCCTGCTCATAGGCTCCAACATCTTCATGACCTATGCCTGGTACGGACATCTGCGCCACCATTCCCTGACCTTCATCGGCGCCATTCTCGTCAGCTGGGGCATAGCCTTCTTTGAATACTGCCTGCAGGTACCCGCCAACCGCGTGGGGTACGGCTATTTTTCCGCCGCGGAGCTCAAGACCATACAGGAAGTCATTTCCCTGACCATCTTCGGCATCTTCTCCACGGTATACCTCGGAGAAAGCCTCACCTGGAACCATGCCATAGGCTTTGCCCTCATCGTGGCCGGGGCCTTCTTCGTGTTCAAGGGCTGA
- the topA gene encoding type I DNA topoisomerase: protein MGKDLIIVESPAKVKTIKKFLGGKYMVQASVGHIRDLPTKEIGVDEAHDFAPRYEIIKGKEKVVHDLQEAASKADTVYLAPDPDREGEAIAWHIAEVIKNKAKNIKRIQFNEITARAVKNALDNPHDINPDLFNAQQARRVLDRLVGYKISPLLWKTVKRGISAGRVQSVALRLIVEREEERLAFVPEEFWTFRALLAGATPPPFKAELVKVETNFARTLKQLSGEDGESKAARKILIASKAAADAMEQAMAGQPFVVTQVEEKERSRSPLPPFTTSTLQQTANQRIGFTSKRTMSTAQRLYEGIELGERGTTALITYMRTDSVRIADEAKKSAAEYIESRFGKDYMAPGGKGRSFKGKTSAQDAHEAIRPVDVALTPQDVKEFLSSDQYRLYSLIWCRFVASQMAAATYHDTSVTLTCGPGQWKSRGERLLFPGFLAVMPRSVDEEESALPPLREGEVVTLQKLDKEQKFTQPAPRYTEASLVRELEEKGIGRPSTYATIISTIQDREYVRLEDKHFIPTDLGNVVCSQLRDHFKRLMDVGFTAEMENNLDKVADGELGWVDLMKDFSRDFTPTLEAAAKNMAPVKGGLTTDVPCPECGKPLVVKFGKSGEFLACTGYPECRYTTNFTRDEKGRIIPQERQKEEHKKVGTCPKCGGDVILKQARTGSRFLSCANYPKCDYAAPFSTGVACPRCGKGMLVEKSSRKGKLFYSCDQYPQCDYAVWDWPVAEACPECGSPILVIKSTRAKGRHIACPNPKCRYTRELDEEQA, encoded by the coding sequence ATGGGCAAGGATCTCATTATTGTGGAATCACCGGCCAAGGTGAAGACCATCAAGAAATTTCTGGGCGGCAAGTACATGGTGCAGGCCAGCGTGGGGCATATCCGCGACCTGCCCACAAAGGAAATAGGCGTGGATGAAGCCCACGACTTCGCCCCCCGTTATGAGATCATCAAAGGCAAGGAAAAGGTCGTGCACGACCTGCAGGAGGCCGCTTCCAAGGCCGATACCGTCTACCTCGCCCCCGACCCCGACCGCGAAGGGGAGGCCATTGCCTGGCACATCGCCGAAGTCATCAAAAACAAGGCGAAGAACATCAAGCGCATACAGTTCAACGAAATCACGGCCCGCGCCGTGAAGAACGCGCTCGACAATCCGCACGACATCAACCCCGACCTCTTCAACGCCCAGCAGGCCCGCCGCGTGCTCGACCGGCTCGTGGGCTACAAGATCTCCCCCCTTCTGTGGAAGACCGTGAAGCGGGGCATTTCCGCAGGCCGCGTGCAGTCGGTGGCGCTGCGCCTCATCGTGGAACGGGAAGAGGAACGGCTTGCCTTCGTCCCCGAGGAGTTCTGGACCTTCCGCGCCCTGCTTGCCGGGGCCACGCCCCCGCCCTTCAAGGCGGAACTTGTCAAGGTGGAAACGAACTTCGCCAGAACGCTGAAGCAGCTTTCCGGGGAAGACGGCGAGAGCAAGGCCGCCCGCAAGATACTCATCGCCAGCAAGGCCGCGGCCGACGCCATGGAACAGGCCATGGCCGGGCAGCCCTTCGTGGTGACGCAGGTGGAGGAAAAGGAACGTTCCCGCAGCCCTCTGCCCCCCTTCACCACCTCCACCCTGCAGCAGACGGCCAACCAGCGCATAGGCTTCACCTCCAAACGCACCATGAGTACGGCCCAGCGCCTTTACGAAGGCATCGAACTCGGCGAAAGAGGGACCACCGCCCTCATCACCTACATGCGTACCGACTCCGTGCGCATCGCCGACGAGGCGAAGAAAAGCGCAGCGGAATACATAGAATCGCGCTTCGGCAAGGACTACATGGCCCCGGGCGGCAAGGGCCGTTCCTTCAAGGGCAAGACCAGCGCGCAGGACGCCCACGAAGCCATACGCCCCGTGGACGTCGCCCTCACCCCTCAGGACGTGAAGGAATTTCTCTCTTCCGACCAGTACCGGCTCTATAGTCTCATCTGGTGCCGCTTCGTGGCCTCGCAGATGGCCGCCGCCACCTATCACGACACCTCCGTCACCCTTACCTGCGGCCCCGGACAGTGGAAGTCCAGGGGCGAAAGACTGCTCTTCCCGGGCTTTCTCGCCGTCATGCCCCGTTCCGTGGACGAAGAGGAAAGCGCGCTTCCGCCTCTTCGCGAAGGCGAAGTCGTCACCTTGCAGAAGCTGGACAAGGAACAGAAGTTCACCCAGCCTGCGCCGCGCTATACCGAAGCCTCGCTGGTTCGCGAGCTGGAAGAAAAAGGCATAGGCCGCCCCTCCACCTACGCCACCATCATTTCCACCATTCAGGACCGCGAATATGTGCGCCTGGAAGACAAGCACTTCATTCCCACGGATCTGGGCAATGTGGTCTGTTCCCAGTTGCGCGACCATTTCAAGAGACTCATGGACGTAGGCTTCACCGCCGAAATGGAAAACAATCTCGACAAGGTGGCCGACGGAGAACTGGGCTGGGTGGACCTCATGAAGGACTTTTCCAGGGACTTCACCCCCACGCTCGAAGCGGCAGCAAAGAACATGGCCCCCGTGAAGGGCGGTCTCACCACCGATGTGCCCTGCCCGGAATGCGGCAAGCCTCTGGTGGTGAAATTCGGCAAGAGCGGTGAATTCCTGGCCTGCACGGGCTACCCCGAATGCCGCTACACCACCAACTTCACCCGCGACGAAAAAGGCCGCATCATTCCGCAGGAAAGGCAGAAGGAAGAACACAAAAAGGTGGGCACCTGTCCCAAGTGCGGCGGCGACGTCATTCTCAAGCAGGCCCGCACGGGAAGCCGCTTTTTAAGCTGTGCCAACTACCCCAAATGCGACTACGCCGCGCCCTTCTCCACGGGCGTGGCCTGCCCCAGGTGCGGCAAGGGAATGCTGGTGGAAAAAAGCTCCCGCAAGGGCAAGCTCTTCTATTCCTGCGACCAGTACCCTCAGTGCGACTATGCCGTATGGGACTGGCCCGTGGCCGAGGCCTGCCCGGAATGCGGATCGCCCATTCTCGTCATCAAAAGCACCCGGGCGAAAGGCAGACACATCGCCTGTCCGAATCCCAAGTGCCGCTATACGCGGGAGCTTGATGAGGAGCAGGCCTGA
- a CDS encoding HIT family protein: protein MSEEKCIFCLIAKGEIPCAKVYEDDSVLAFLDLSPVHPGHTLVIPKEHYKDMLHVPCELGTAVFSALKKVGAAVMGATGASGFNVMQNNGLSAGQTMFHIHWHIIPRFDGDGLGVWEQGKYPDAAAMQDMAAKVASYLEK, encoded by the coding sequence ATGTCTGAAGAAAAATGTATTTTCTGCCTCATTGCAAAGGGAGAAATTCCCTGTGCGAAAGTATATGAGGATGATAGTGTCCTGGCGTTTCTGGATCTTTCTCCTGTCCATCCCGGGCATACGCTGGTCATTCCCAAGGAGCATTACAAGGATATGCTTCATGTGCCCTGCGAACTCGGGACGGCGGTGTTTTCGGCTCTGAAGAAGGTGGGCGCCGCCGTGATGGGCGCTACCGGCGCTTCGGGATTCAACGTCATGCAGAATAACGGATTATCCGCCGGGCAGACCATGTTTCATATCCATTGGCATATTATTCCCCGTTTCGACGGGGACGGTCTCGGCGTATGGGAGCAGGGGAAGTATCCCGACGCCGCAGCCATGCAGGACATGGCCGCCAAGGTGGCTTCGTACCTGGAAAAATAA
- a CDS encoding integration host factor subunit alpha, which yields MNKALTKADIVEAVYNDKNLGRNRAEVKNIVENLLLLMKQAIKKDDALLISGFGKFEAYDKNARKGRNPQTDESITLPPRKVVVFRLSRKFRMELNGGEEA from the coding sequence ATGAATAAGGCTCTTACCAAGGCAGACATTGTGGAAGCGGTGTACAACGACAAGAATCTTGGCCGCAACCGTGCGGAAGTAAAGAATATCGTTGAAAATCTGCTTTTGCTGATGAAGCAGGCCATCAAGAAGGACGACGCGCTTCTGATCAGTGGTTTCGGCAAGTTTGAAGCCTACGACAAGAACGCCCGCAAGGGGCGCAACCCCCAGACCGACGAATCCATCACCCTGCCTCCGCGCAAGGTCGTGGTGTTCCGCCTCTCCCGCAAGTTCCGCATGGAGCTCAACGGCGGCGAAGAAGCATAA
- the tsaE gene encoding tRNA (adenosine(37)-N6)-threonylcarbamoyltransferase complex ATPase subunit type 1 TsaE, producing MHLVLKSPEDTMELGAMLARAMSASSVRNLYLFADLGGGKTTLARGFVSALPGGDCAEVASPSFTLCNVYPTRPEVLHADLYRLSEGASLPEEMEEMLEEGDPFLLLEWPQYLAPGRQAEERLDVTLRPVDGDGAKALDNSDKSCKAFRLASIEARGEKAAALLQGLRPALQMRFLPADEA from the coding sequence ATGCACCTTGTTCTGAAAAGTCCCGAGGACACCATGGAACTCGGAGCCATGCTGGCCCGCGCCATGAGCGCCTCGAGCGTACGCAATCTGTACCTCTTTGCGGATCTCGGCGGAGGCAAGACCACCCTTGCGCGCGGCTTTGTTTCCGCGCTGCCCGGCGGAGACTGCGCCGAGGTGGCGAGCCCCAGCTTCACGCTGTGCAACGTGTACCCCACCCGGCCGGAAGTGCTGCACGCCGATCTGTACCGCCTTTCGGAAGGAGCCTCCCTGCCGGAGGAAATGGAAGAAATGCTGGAAGAAGGCGACCCGTTCCTGCTTCTGGAATGGCCGCAGTATCTTGCTCCCGGCCGACAGGCGGAGGAAAGGCTCGACGTGACTCTCCGCCCCGTGGACGGAGACGGGGCAAAAGCGCTGGACAACAGTGACAAATCATGCAAAGCTTTCCGGCTGGCAAGCATCGAAGCCCGGGGAGAAAAGGCGGCTGCGCTCCTGCAGGGCCTGCGTCCCGCGCTTCAGATGCGTTTTTTGCCTGCTGATGAGGCTTAA